In the Oncorhynchus keta strain PuntledgeMale-10-30-2019 chromosome 29, Oket_V2, whole genome shotgun sequence genome, one interval contains:
- the LOC118375873 gene encoding mucin-17 isoform X1, with translation MSRCVQTFDWYCISTITLYRSPGLTTVHYRSSGLTTVHYRTPVLTTVHYRTPGLITVHYRTPGLTTVHYRSPGLTTVHYRTPGLTTVHYRTPGLTTVHYRTPGLTTVHYRTPGLTTVHYRTPGLTTVHYRTPGLTTVHYRTPGLTTVHYRTSVLTTVHYRTPGLTTVHYRTPGLTTVHYRTPGLTTVHYRTPGLTTVHYRTPGLTTVHYRTPGLTTVHYRTPGLTTVHYRTPGLTTVHYRSPGLTTVHYRTPGLTTVHYRTPGLTTVHYRTPGLTTVHYRTPGLTTVHYRTPGLTTVHYRTPVLTTVHYRTPGLTTVHYRTPGLTTVHYRTPGLTTVHYRTPGLTTVHYRTPGLTTVHYRTPGLTTVHYRTPGLTTVHYRTPGLTTVHYRTPGLTTVHYRTPGLTTVHYRTPGLTTVHYRTPGLTTVHYRTPGLTTVHYRTPGLTTVHYRTPGLTTVHYRTPGLTTVHYRTPGLTTVHYRTPGLITVHYRTPGLTTVHYRTPGLTTVHYRTPGLTTVHYRTPGLTTVHYRTPVLTTVHYRTPGLTTVHYRTPGLTTVHYRTPGLTTVHYRTPGLTTVRYRTPVLTTVHYRTPGLTTVHYRTPGLTTVHYRTPVPTTVLLLYDWTN, from the exons atgagtaggtgtgtccaaacctttgactggtactgtatatccacCATCACCCTCTACAGATCCCCAGGTCtcactactgtccactacagatCCTCAGGTCtcactactgtccactacagaaCCCCAGTTCtcactactgtccactacagaaCCCCAGGTCTCATTACTGTCCACTACAGAACCCCAGGTCtcactactgtccactacagatCCCCAGGTCtcactactgtccactacagaaCCCCAG GTCtcactactgtccactacagaaCCCCAGGTCtcactactgtccactacagaaCCCCAGGTCtcactactgtccactacagaaCCCCAGGTCtcactactgtccactacagaaCCCCAGGTCtcactactgtccactacagaaCCCCAGGTCtcactactgtccactacagaaCCCCAGGGCTCACTACTGTCCATTACAGAACCTCAGTTCTCACTACCGTCCACTACAGAACCCCAGGTCtcactactgtccactacagaaCCCCAGGTCTCACTACCGTCCACTACAGAACCCCAG GTCtcactactgtccactacagaaCCCCAGGTCtcactactgtccactacagaaCCCCAGGTCtcactactgtccactacagaaCCCCAGGTCtcactactgtccactacagaaCCCCAGGTCtcactactgtccactacagaaCCCCAGGTCtcactactgtccactacagatCCCCAGGTCtcactactgtccactacagaaCCCCAGGTCtcactactgtccactacagaaCCCCAGGTCtcactactgtccactacagaaCCCCAGGTCtcactactgtccactacagaaCCCCAGGTCtcactactgtccactacagaaCCCCAGGTCtcactactgtccactacagaaCCCCAGTTCtcactactgtccactacagaaCCCCAG GTCtcactactgtccactacagaaCCCCAGGTCtcactactgtccactacagaaCCCCAGGTCTCACTACCGTCCACTACAGAACCCCAGGTCtcactactgtccactacagaaCCCCAGGTCtcactactgtccactacagaaCCCCAGGTCtcactactgtccactacagaaCCCCAGGTCtcactactgtccactacagaaCCCCAGGTCtcactactgtccactacagaaCCCCAGGTCtcactactgtccactacagaaCCCCAGGTCtcactactgtccactacagaaCCCCAGGTCtcactactgtccactacagaaCCCCAGGTCtcactactgtccactacagaaCCCCAGGTCtcactactgtccactacagaaCCCCAGGTCtcactactgtccactacagaaCCCCAGGTCtcactactgtccactacagaaCCCCAGGTCtcactactgtccactacagaaCCCCAGGTCtcactactgtccactacagaaCCCCAGGTCTCATTACTGTCCACTACAGAACCCCAGGTCtcactactgtccactacagaaCCCCAGGTCtcactactgtccactacagaaCCCCAGGTCtcactactgtccactacagaaCCCCAGGTCtcactactgtccactacagaaCCCCAGTTCtcactactgtccactacagaaCCCCAGGTCtcactactgtccactacagaaCCCCAGGTCtcactactgtccactacagaaCCCCAGGTCtcactactgtccactacagaaCCCCAGGTCTCACTACTGTCCGCTACAGAACCCCAGTTCtcactactgtccactacagaaCCCCAGGTCtcactactgtccactacagaaCTCCAGGTCtcactactgtccactacagaaCCCCAGTTCCCACTACAGTGTTATTACTGTACGATTGGACCAATTGA
- the LOC118375873 gene encoding mucin-17 isoform X24: protein MSRCVQTFDWYCISTITLYRSPGLTTVHYRSSGLTTVHYRTPVLTTVHYRTPGLTTVHYRTPGLTTVHYRTPGLTTVHYRTPGLTTVHYRTPGLTTVHYRTPVLTTVHYRTPGLTTVHYRTPGLTTVHYRTPGLTTVHYRTPGLTTVHYRTPGLTTVHYRTPGLTTVHYRTPGLTTVHYRTPGLTTVHYRTPGLTTVHYRTPGLTTVHYRTPGLTTVHYRTPGLTTVHYRTPGLTTVHYRTPGLTTVHYRTPGLTTVHYRTPGLTTVHYRTPGLTTVHYRTPGLITVHYRTPGLTTVHYRTPGLTTVHYRTPGLTTVHYRTPGLTTVHYRTPVLTTVHYRTPGLTTVHYRTPGLTTVHYRTPGLTTVHYRTPGLTTVRYRTPVLTTVHYRTPGLTTVHYRTPGLTTVHYRTPVPTTVLLLYDWTN from the exons atgagtaggtgtgtccaaacctttgactggtactgtatatccacCATCACCCTCTACAGATCCCCAGGTCtcactactgtccactacagatCCTCAGGTCtcactactgtccactacagaaCCCCAGTTCtcactactgtccactacagaaCCCCAG GTCtcactactgtccactacagaaCCCCAGGTCtcactactgtccactacagaaCCCCAGGTCtcactactgtccactacagaaCCCCAGGTCtcactactgtccactacagaaCCCCAGGTCtcactactgtccactacagaaCCCCAGTTCtcactactgtccactacagaaCCCCAG GTCtcactactgtccactacagaaCCCCAGGTCtcactactgtccactacagaaCCCCAGGTCTCACTACCGTCCACTACAGAACCCCAGGTCtcactactgtccactacagaaCCCCAGGTCtcactactgtccactacagaaCCCCAGGTCtcactactgtccactacagaaCCCCAGGTCtcactactgtccactacagaaCCCCAGGTCtcactactgtccactacagaaCCCCAGGTCtcactactgtccactacagaaCCCCAGGTCtcactactgtccactacagaaCCCCAGGTCtcactactgtccactacagaaCCCCAGGTCtcactactgtccactacagaaCCCCAGGTCtcactactgtccactacagaaCCCCAGGTCtcactactgtccactacagaaCCCCAGGTCtcactactgtccactacagaaCCCCAGGTCtcactactgtccactacagaaCCCCAGGTCtcactactgtccactacagaaCCCCAGGTCTCATTACTGTCCACTACAGAACCCCAGGTCtcactactgtccactacagaaCCCCAGGTCtcactactgtccactacagaaCCCCAGGTCtcactactgtccactacagaaCCCCAGGTCtcactactgtccactacagaaCCCCAGTTCtcactactgtccactacagaaCCCCAGGTCtcactactgtccactacagaaCCCCAGGTCtcactactgtccactacagaaCCCCAGGTCtcactactgtccactacagaaCCCCAGGTCTCACTACTGTCCGCTACAGAACCCCAGTTCtcactactgtccactacagaaCCCCAGGTCtcactactgtccactacagaaCTCCAGGTCtcactactgtccactacagaaCCCCAGTTCCCACTACAGTGTTATTACTGTACGATTGGACCAATTGA
- the LOC118375873 gene encoding mucin-17 isoform X23: MSRCVQTFDWYCISTITLYRSPGLTTVHYRSSGLTTVHYRTPVLTTVHYRTPGLTTVHYRTPGLTTVHYRTPGLTTVHYRTPGLTTVHYRTPGLTTVHYRTPGLTTVHYRTPVLTTVHYRTPGLTTVHYRTPGLTTVHYRTPGLTTVHYRTPGLTTVHYRTPGLTTVHYRTPGLTTVHYRTPGLTTVHYRTPGLTTVHYRTPGLTTVHYRTPGLTTVHYRTPGLTTVHYRTPGLTTVHYRTPGLTTVHYRTPGLTTVHYRTPGLTTVHYRTPGLTTVHYRTPGLTTVHYRTPGLITVHYRTPGLTTVHYRTPGLTTVHYRTPGLTTVHYRTPGLTTVHYRTPVLTTVHYRTPGLTTVHYRTPGLTTVHYRTPGLTTVHYRTPGLTTVRYRTPVLTTVHYRTPGLTTVHYRTPGLTTVHYRTPVPTTVLLLYDWTN, from the exons atgagtaggtgtgtccaaacctttgactggtactgtatatccacCATCACCCTCTACAGATCCCCAGGTCtcactactgtccactacagatCCTCAGGTCtcactactgtccactacagaaCCCCAGTTCtcactactgtccactacagaaCCCCAG GTCtcactactgtccactacagaaCCCCAGGTCtcactactgtccactacagaaCCCCAGGTCtcactactgtccactacagaaCCCCAGGTCtcactactgtccactacagaaCCCCAGGTCtcactactgtccactacagaaCCCCAGGTCtcactactgtccactacagaaCCCCAGTTCtcactactgtccactacagaaCCCCAG GTCtcactactgtccactacagaaCCCCAGGTCtcactactgtccactacagaaCCCCAGGTCTCACTACCGTCCACTACAGAACCCCAGGTCtcactactgtccactacagaaCCCCAGGTCtcactactgtccactacagaaCCCCAGGTCtcactactgtccactacagaaCCCCAGGTCtcactactgtccactacagaaCCCCAGGTCtcactactgtccactacagaaCCCCAGGTCtcactactgtccactacagaaCCCCAGGTCtcactactgtccactacagaaCCCCAGGTCtcactactgtccactacagaaCCCCAGGTCtcactactgtccactacagaaCCCCAGGTCtcactactgtccactacagaaCCCCAGGTCtcactactgtccactacagaaCCCCAGGTCtcactactgtccactacagaaCCCCAGGTCtcactactgtccactacagaaCCCCAGGTCtcactactgtccactacagaaCCCCAGGTCTCATTACTGTCCACTACAGAACCCCAGGTCtcactactgtccactacagaaCCCCAGGTCtcactactgtccactacagaaCCCCAGGTCtcactactgtccactacagaaCCCCAGGTCtcactactgtccactacagaaCCCCAGTTCtcactactgtccactacagaaCCCCAGGTCtcactactgtccactacagaaCCCCAGGTCtcactactgtccactacagaaCCCCAGGTCtcactactgtccactacagaaCCCCAGGTCTCACTACTGTCCGCTACAGAACCCCAGTTCtcactactgtccactacagaaCCCCAGGTCtcactactgtccactacagaaCTCCAGGTCtcactactgtccactacagaaCCCCAGTTCCCACTACAGTGTTATTACTGTACGATTGGACCAATTGA
- the LOC118375873 gene encoding mucin-17 isoform X3: protein MSRCVQTFDWYCISTITLYRSPGLTTVHYRSSGLTTVHYRTPVLTTVHYRTPGLITVHYRTPGLTTVHYRSPGLTTVHYRTPGLTTVHYRTPGLTTVHYRTPGLTTVHYRTPGLTTVHYRTPGLTTVHYRTSVLTTVHYRTPGLTTVHYRTPGLTTVHYRTPGLTTVHYRTPGLTTVHYRTPGLTTVHYRTPGLTTVHYRTPGLTTVHYRTPGLTTVHYRSPGLTTVHYRTPGLTTVHYRTPGLTTVHYRTPGLTTVHYRTPGLTTVHYRTPGLTTVHYRTPVLTTVHYRTPGLTTVHYRTPGLTTVHYRTPGLTTVHYRTPGLTTVHYRTPGLTTVHYRTPGLTTVHYRTPGLTTVHYRTPGLTTVHYRTPGLTTVHYRTPGLTTVHYRTPGLTTVHYRTPGLTTVHYRTPGLTTVHYRTPGLTTVHYRTPGLTTVHYRTPGLTTVHYRTPGLTTVHYRTPGLITVHYRTPGLTTVHYRTPGLTTVHYRTPGLTTVHYRTPGLTTVHYRTPVLTTVHYRTPGLTTVHYRTPGLTTVHYRTPGLTTVHYRTPGLTTVRYRTPVLTTVHYRTPGLTTVHYRTPGLTTVHYRTPVPTTVLLLYDWTN from the exons atgagtaggtgtgtccaaacctttgactggtactgtatatccacCATCACCCTCTACAGATCCCCAGGTCtcactactgtccactacagatCCTCAGGTCtcactactgtccactacagaaCCCCAGTTCtcactactgtccactacagaaCCCCAGGTCTCATTACTGTCCACTACAGAACCCCAGGTCtcactactgtccactacagatCCCCAGGTCtcactactgtccactacagaaCCCCAG GTCtcactactgtccactacagaaCCCCAGGTCtcactactgtccactacagaaCCCCAGGTCtcactactgtccactacagaaCCCCAGGTCtcactactgtccactacagaaCCCCAGGGCTCACTACTGTCCATTACAGAACCTCAGTTCTCACTACCGTCCACTACAGAACCCCAGGTCtcactactgtccactacagaaCCCCAGGTCTCACTACCGTCCACTACAGAACCCCAG GTCtcactactgtccactacagaaCCCCAGGTCtcactactgtccactacagaaCCCCAGGTCtcactactgtccactacagaaCCCCAGGTCtcactactgtccactacagaaCCCCAGGTCtcactactgtccactacagaaCCCCAGGTCtcactactgtccactacagatCCCCAGGTCtcactactgtccactacagaaCCCCAGGTCtcactactgtccactacagaaCCCCAGGTCtcactactgtccactacagaaCCCCAGGTCtcactactgtccactacagaaCCCCAGGTCtcactactgtccactacagaaCCCCAGGTCtcactactgtccactacagaaCCCCAGTTCtcactactgtccactacagaaCCCCAG GTCtcactactgtccactacagaaCCCCAGGTCtcactactgtccactacagaaCCCCAGGTCTCACTACCGTCCACTACAGAACCCCAGGTCtcactactgtccactacagaaCCCCAGGTCtcactactgtccactacagaaCCCCAGGTCtcactactgtccactacagaaCCCCAGGTCtcactactgtccactacagaaCCCCAGGTCtcactactgtccactacagaaCCCCAGGTCtcactactgtccactacagaaCCCCAGGTCtcactactgtccactacagaaCCCCAGGTCtcactactgtccactacagaaCCCCAGGTCtcactactgtccactacagaaCCCCAGGTCtcactactgtccactacagaaCCCCAGGTCtcactactgtccactacagaaCCCCAGGTCtcactactgtccactacagaaCCCCAGGTCtcactactgtccactacagaaCCCCAGGTCtcactactgtccactacagaaCCCCAGGTCTCATTACTGTCCACTACAGAACCCCAGGTCtcactactgtccactacagaaCCCCAGGTCtcactactgtccactacagaaCCCCAGGTCtcactactgtccactacagaaCCCCAGGTCtcactactgtccactacagaaCCCCAGTTCtcactactgtccactacagaaCCCCAGGTCtcactactgtccactacagaaCCCCAGGTCtcactactgtccactacagaaCCCCAGGTCtcactactgtccactacagaaCCCCAGGTCTCACTACTGTCCGCTACAGAACCCCAGTTCtcactactgtccactacagaaCCCCAGGTCtcactactgtccactacagaaCTCCAGGTCtcactactgtccactacagaaCCCCAGTTCCCACTACAGTGTTATTACTGTACGATTGGACCAATTGA
- the LOC118375873 gene encoding mucin-17 isoform X8, translating to MSRCVQTFDWYCISTITLYRSPGLTTVHYRSSGLTTVHYRTPVLTTVHYRTPGLITVHYRTPGLTTVHYRSPGLTTVHYRTPGLTTVHYRTPGLTTVHYRTPGLTTVHYRTPGLTTVHYRTPGLTTVHYRTPGLTTVHYRSPGLTTVHYRTPGLTTVHYRTPGLTTVHYRTPGLTTVHYRTPGLTTVHYRTPGLTTVHYRTPVLTTVHYRTPGLTTVHYRTPGLTTVHYRTPGLTTVHYRTPGLTTVHYRTPGLTTVHYRTPGLTTVHYRTPGLTTVHYRTPGLTTVHYRTPGLTTVHYRTPGLTTVHYRTPGLTTVHYRTPGLTTVHYRTPGLTTVHYRTPGLTTVHYRTPGLTTVHYRTPGLTTVHYRTPGLTTVHYRTPGLITVHYRTPGLTTVHYRTPGLTTVHYRTPGLTTVHYRTPGLTTVHYRTPVLTTVHYRTPGLTTVHYRTPGLTTVHYRTPGLTTVHYRTPGLTTVRYRTPVLTTVHYRTPGLTTVHYRTPGLTTVHYRTPVPTTVLLLYDWTN from the exons atgagtaggtgtgtccaaacctttgactggtactgtatatccacCATCACCCTCTACAGATCCCCAGGTCtcactactgtccactacagatCCTCAGGTCtcactactgtccactacagaaCCCCAGTTCtcactactgtccactacagaaCCCCAGGTCTCATTACTGTCCACTACAGAACCCCAGGTCtcactactgtccactacagatCCCCAGGTCtcactactgtccactacagaaCCCCAG GTCtcactactgtccactacagaaCCCCAGGTCtcactactgtccactacagaaCCCCAGGTCtcactactgtccactacagaaCCCCAGGTCtcactactgtccactacagaaCCCCAGGTCtcactactgtccactacagaaCCCCAGGTCtcactactgtccactacagatCCCCAGGTCtcactactgtccactacagaaCCCCAGGTCtcactactgtccactacagaaCCCCAGGTCtcactactgtccactacagaaCCCCAGGTCtcactactgtccactacagaaCCCCAGGTCtcactactgtccactacagaaCCCCAGGTCtcactactgtccactacagaaCCCCAGTTCtcactactgtccactacagaaCCCCAG GTCtcactactgtccactacagaaCCCCAGGTCtcactactgtccactacagaaCCCCAGGTCTCACTACCGTCCACTACAGAACCCCAGGTCtcactactgtccactacagaaCCCCAGGTCtcactactgtccactacagaaCCCCAGGTCtcactactgtccactacagaaCCCCAGGTCtcactactgtccactacagaaCCCCAGGTCtcactactgtccactacagaaCCCCAGGTCtcactactgtccactacagaaCCCCAGGTCtcactactgtccactacagaaCCCCAGGTCtcactactgtccactacagaaCCCCAGGTCtcactactgtccactacagaaCCCCAGGTCtcactactgtccactacagaaCCCCAGGTCtcactactgtccactacagaaCCCCAGGTCtcactactgtccactacagaaCCCCAGGTCtcactactgtccactacagaaCCCCAGGTCtcactactgtccactacagaaCCCCAGGTCTCATTACTGTCCACTACAGAACCCCAGGTCtcactactgtccactacagaaCCCCAGGTCtcactactgtccactacagaaCCCCAGGTCtcactactgtccactacagaaCCCCAGGTCtcactactgtccactacagaaCCCCAGTTCtcactactgtccactacagaaCCCCAGGTCtcactactgtccactacagaaCCCCAGGTCtcactactgtccactacagaaCCCCAGGTCtcactactgtccactacagaaCCCCAGGTCTCACTACTGTCCGCTACAGAACCCCAGTTCtcactactgtccactacagaaCCCCAGGTCtcactactgtccactacagaaCTCCAGGTCtcactactgtccactacagaaCCCCAGTTCCCACTACAGTGTTATTACTGTACGATTGGACCAATTGA
- the LOC118375873 gene encoding mucin-17 isoform X2 — translation MSRCVQTFDWYCISTITLYRSPGLTTVHYRSSGLTTVHYRTPVLTTVHYRTPGLITVHYRTPGLTTVHYRSPGLTTVHYRTPGLTTVHYRTPGLTTVHYRTPGLTTVHYRTPGLTTVHYRTPGLTTVHYRTPGLTTVHYRTSVLTTVHYRTPGLTTVHYRTPGLTTVHYRTPGLTTVHYRTPGLTTVHYRTPGLTTVHYRTPGLTTVHYRTPGLTTVHYRTPGLTTVHYRSPGLTTVHYRTPGLTTVHYRTPGLTTVHYRTPGLTTVHYRTPGLTTVHYRTPGLTTVHYRTPVLTTVHYRTPGLTTVHYRTPGLTTVHYRTPGLTTVHYRTPGLTTVHYRTPGLTTVHYRTPGLTTVHYRTPGLTTVHYRTPGLTTVHYRTPGLTTVHYRTPGLTTVHYRTPGLTTVHYRTPGLTTVHYRTPGLTTVHYRTPGLTTVHYRTPGLTTVHYRTPGLTTVHYRTPGLTTVHYRTPGLITVHYRTPGLTTVHYRTPGLTTVHYRTPGLTTVHYRTPGLTTVHYRTPVLTTVHYRTPGLTTVHYRTPGLTTVHYRTPGLTTVHYRTPGLTTVRYRTPVLTTVHYRTPGLTTVHYRTPGLTTVHYRTPVPTTVLLLYDWTN, via the exons atgagtaggtgtgtccaaacctttgactggtactgtatatccacCATCACCCTCTACAGATCCCCAGGTCtcactactgtccactacagatCCTCAGGTCtcactactgtccactacagaaCCCCAGTTCtcactactgtccactacagaaCCCCAGGTCTCATTACTGTCCACTACAGAACCCCAGGTCtcactactgtccactacagatCCCCAGGTCtcactactgtccactacagaaCCCCAG GTCtcactactgtccactacagaaCCCCAGGTCtcactactgtccactacagaaCCCCAGGTCtcactactgtccactacagaaCCCCAGGTCtcactactgtccactacagaaCCCCAGGTCtcactactgtccactacagaaCCCCAGGGCTCACTACTGTCCATTACAGAACCTCAGTTCTCACTACCGTCCACTACAGAACCCCAGGTCtcactactgtccactacagaaCCCCAGGTCTCACTACCGTCCACTACAGAACCCCAG GTCtcactactgtccactacagaaCCCCAGGTCtcactactgtccactacagaaCCCCAGGTCtcactactgtccactacagaaCCCCAGGTCtcactactgtccactacagaaCCCCAGGTCtcactactgtccactacagaaCCCCAGGTCtcactactgtccactacagatCCCCAGGTCtcactactgtccactacagaaCCCCAGGTCtcactactgtccactacagaaCCCCAGGTCtcactactgtccactacagaaCCCCAGGTCtcactactgtccactacagaaCCCCAGGTCtcactactgtccactacagaaCCCCAGGTCtcactactgtccactacagaaCCCCAGTTCtcactactgtccactacagaaCCCCAG GTCtcactactgtccactacagaaCCCCAGGTCtcactactgtccactacagaaCCCCAGGTCTCACTACCGTCCACTACAGAACCCCAGGTCtcactactgtccactacagaaCCCCAGGTCtcactactgtccactacagaaCCCCAGGTCtcactactgtccactacagaaCCCCAGGTCtcactactgtccactacagaaCCCCAGGTCtcactactgtccactacagaaCCCCAGGTCtcactactgtccactacagaaCCCCAGGTCtcactactgtccactacagaaCCCCAGGTCtcactactgtccactacagaaCCCCAGGTCtcactactgtccactacagaaCCCCAGGTCtcactactgtccactacagaaCCCCAGGTCtcactactgtccactacagaaCCCCAGGTCtcactactgtccactacagaaCCCCAGGTCtcactactgtccactacagaaCCCCAGGTCtcactactgtccactacagaaCCCCAGGTCTCATTACTGTCCACTACAGAACCCCAGGTCtcactactgtccactacagaaCCCCAGGTCtcactactgtccactacagaaCCCCAGGTCtcactactgtccactacagaaCCCCAGGTCtcactactgtccactacagaaCCCCAGTTCtcactactgtccactacagaaCCCCAGGTCtcactactgtccactacagaaCCCCAGGTCtcactactgtccactacagaaCCCCAGGTCtcactactgtccactacagaaCCCCAGGTCTCACTACTGTCCGCTACAGAACCCCAGTTCtcactactgtccactacagaaCCCCAGGTCtcactactgtccactacagaaCTCCAGGTCtcactactgtccactacagaaCCCCAGTTCCCACTACAGTGTTATTACTGTACGATTGGACCAATTGA